The Chiroxiphia lanceolata isolate bChiLan1 chromosome 12, bChiLan1.pri, whole genome shotgun sequence genome window below encodes:
- the EIF3J gene encoding eukaryotic translation initiation factor 3 subunit J: MAAEAADSWDADSFEVVEPVTKRLVPGVAGDRWAGEDEEDDVKDNWDDEEEEEEVKETEVKQEPKVSEKKKIAEKIKEKEKLQKKKQEELKKRLEAPEEQKELTPEEQLADKLRLKKLQEESDLELAKETFGVNNTCGIDAMNPSTKDDFTEFGKLLKEKITQYEKSLHYAAFLEALVRDVCISLEVDDLKKITNTLTVLCSEKQKQEKNKARKKKKGVVPGGGLKATMKDDLADYGGYDGEYVQDFEDFM, translated from the exons atggcggcggaggcggcggaCTCGTGGG ACGCCGACAGCTTCGAGGTGGTGGAGCCGGTGACGAAGCGGCTGGTGCCGGGGGTGGCCGGGGACCGCTGGGCCGGCGAGGATGAGGAGGACGATGTGAAG GATAACTGGgatgatgaggaggaagaggaggaggtaAAGGAGACAGAGGTAAAACAAG AACCgaaagtttcagaaaaaaagaaaatagcagaaaaaatcaaagaaaaagaaaagctacagaagaaaaagcaagaggagCTTAAAAAAAGG TTAGAGGCAccagaggagcagaaggagctcACACCAGAAGAACAGTTGGCAGACAAACTACGGCTAAAGAAGCTACAAGAGGAGTCAGACCTGGAGTTAGCAAAGGAAACATTTG GTGTAAATAACACTTGTGGAATAGATGCCATGAATCCCTCTACAAAAGATGACTTCACGGAATTTGGCAAACTCCTAAAGGAGAAAATCACACAGTACGAGAAGTCGTTACATTACGCCGCGTTTTTGGAAGCGTTAGTTCGGGACGTCTGTATTTCCT TGGAAGTGGATGATTTGAAAAAGATCACAAACACTCTGACAGTACTatgcagtgaaaaacaaaaacaagagaaG AATAAAgccaggaagaagaaaaaaggggtTGTTCCTGGAGGGGGGCTGAAGGCGACGATGAAAGACGACCTGGCCGACTACGGGGGCTACGACGGCGAGTACGTACAAGACTTTGAAGACTTCATGTGA